One stretch of Lucilia cuprina isolate Lc7/37 chromosome 6, ASM2204524v1, whole genome shotgun sequence DNA includes these proteins:
- the LOC111684414 gene encoding transferrin, producing the protein MFLKFLCLLFSLSISFNISCGEIPNDGKLRVCIVESRGHYRKAPQFCPQLEATSNMECVVGVDRLDCVRRIHKGTAHFGVLSSEDLVAARWASVEILVTSELRSHDTPFEYEVVAVVDNEADIHTVHDLRGAKLCHPGYGLKNHWTDVLANYFESTMVAKSCDPEMSINEDRIRASARFFGPSCKAGPWVPNPKQDRQLKDRYPSLCQMCYDPYRCDIGDKHWGRRGALYCLTSGGGSVAWARLDDVRSHFGLSGLLAQANPSEYSYLCADGHLQPINTTRPCVWVAKPWPVIAARRSHAAQVQRLVTGINHDNPSSWQNALLSLLENFHVDINPLDNVIPIDDYLDQATGFQSAYSFPECNPPRSIVFCTTSVIEHIKCSWLQEASQVYGVQPNIQCIRSATLDTCMDDIKYKAADVVLLGNEQRLKAQREYKLKPILFEFSQNMHDLYATIAVVHKDSKFTTFQDLEGAKACLPSYEGPAYLSVLETIHNKTGQRIAPHKYFSRHSCLWHGGKTCSDVFRGDEGALRCLAQEGEVAFISSDVFKKYISGNLTSPWVKQTSHKSFKILCPYGANERHSKFEFCYMHWTTRGYIMTHDGPLARQNEIFNSLREIDGLFGKKFKDDVRPFTMYGVFDRQNNIIFRDQTDELRGLQQMQSDINPRNMEDIYEDYVAGKYKNAIDSGVSKLSASNCSLWISVLLILHTLRRVIVY; encoded by the exons atgtttttgaaatttttatgtctGTTATTCTCACTATCAATTTCATTCAATATCAGCTGTGGGGAAATACCCAACGATGGCAAAT TACGCGTTTGCATTGTTGAATCGCGAGGACACTATCGTAAGGCACCTCAATTCTGTCCCCAGCTGGAAGCTACCAGCAATATGGAATGTGTAGTGGGTGTGGATCGTTTAGATTGTGTAAGACGTATACACAAAGGTACAGCGCATTTTGGAGTGCTATCCTCCGAGGATTTAGTAGCGGCACGATGGGCTAGTGTCGAGATATTGGTGACTAGTGAGTTAAGATCTCACGATACACCATTCGAGTATGAGGTGGTAGCTGTGGTAGATAATGAAGCTGATATTCACACCGTGCATGATCTGAGGGGTGCGAAGTTATGTCATCCGGGTTATGGTTTAAAAAATCACTGGACCGATGTATTAGCTAAT TACTTCGAGTCCACTATGGTGGCTAAATCGTGTGATCCTGAAATGTCTATTAATGAAGATCGTATTAGAGCTTCGGCACGTTTCTTTGGTCCCAGCTGTAAGGCTGGACCTTGGGTGCCAAATCCTAAACAGGATCGCCAATTAAAAGATCGTTATCCTTCGTTGTGTCAAATGTGCTATGATCCCTATAGATGTGATATTGGTGATAAACATTGGGGTAGAAGAGGAGCCTTGTACTGTCTAACTAGTGGTGGCGGTAGTGTAGCCTGGGCTCGTTTAGATGATGTGAGAAGTCATTTTGGC TTATCCGGTTTATTGGCTCAAGCTAATCCCAGTGAATATAGTTACTTATGTGCTGATGGCCATTTACAACCCATTAACACCACTAGACCCTGTGTTTGGGTAGCCAAACCTTGGCCGGTTATAGCTGCCCGTCGTTCCCATGCAGCTCAGGTGCAACGTCTAGTGACAGGCATTAATCATGACAATCCTTCCAGTTGGCAAAATGCTCTTTTGAGTTTATTGGAAAATTTCCATGTTGACATTAATCCCCTGGACAATGTTATACCCATTGATGATTATTTAGATCAGGCTACCGGTTTTCAAAGTGCCTACAGTTTCCCAGAATGTAATCCTCCCCGTTCGATTGTTTTCTGTACCACCTCTGTTATAGAACATATCAAGTGTTCTTGGTTGCAGGAAGCTTCTCAAGTTTATGGTGTCCAACCCAATATACAATGCATTAGATCAGCTACTCTAGACACTTGTATGGatgatattaaatataaagCTGCCGATGTGGTCTTGCTCGGTAATGAGCAGCGTTTGAAAGCTCAACGGGAATATAAGTTGAAACCTATACTTTTTGAATTCTCACAAAATATGCATGATCTTTATGCCACTATAGCTGTGGTTCACAAGGACTCAAAATTCACCACATTCCAAGACTTAGAGGGAGCCAAGGCCTGTTTACCTTCGTATGAGGGACCTGCCTATCTCTCAGTATTAGAAACTATACACAATAAAACAGGTCAACGCATTGCTCCACACAAATATTTCTCACGTCACTCCTGCTTATGGCATGGTGGTAAAACCTGTTCTGATGTTTTTAGAGGTGATGAGGGTGCTTTGAGATGTTTAGCCCAAGAGGGAGAAGTGGCCTTTATAAGCTCCGATgtctttaagaaatatatatcaGGCAACTTGACTTCTCCTTGGGTAAAACAAACGAGTCACAAAtcctttaaaatattatgtccCTATGGTGCCAACGAAAGACATTCGAAATTTGAATTCTGCTACATGCACTGGACCACACGTGGCTATATAATGACTCATGATGGTCCTCTTGCAagacaaaatgaaattttcaattctttgcGAGAAATTGATGGTCTCTTTGGTAAAAAATTCAAAGATGATGTTAGACCTTTCACCATGTACGGAGTATTCGATCGTCAAAATAATATCATATTCCGTGATCAAACCGATGAATTGCGTGGCCTACAGCAAATGCAGAGTGATATTAATCCTCGTAACATGGAGGATATCTATGAAGATTATGTAGcaggaaaatacaaaaatgcCATCGACAGTGGCGTTAGCAAGTTATCGGCTTCAAATTGCAGTTTATGGATAAGTGTTCTATTGATATTGCATACTCTAAGGCGCGTGattgtttattga